From a region of the Phaseolus vulgaris cultivar G19833 chromosome 6, P. vulgaris v2.0, whole genome shotgun sequence genome:
- the LOC137831142 gene encoding heat stress transcription factor A-5-like codes for MDGAAQSAAAAAAAAGGPAPFLLKTYDMVDDSSTSDIVSWSSSNTSFVVWNPPEFARLLLPTYFKHNNFSSFIRQLNTYGFRKIHPERWEFANEEFVKGQKHLLKNIHRRKPIHSHSHPPGTIVDPERAAFEEEIEKLSNEKSSLESNIHNFRQHQSTAKLQLEDFLQRLDGTEKRQKQLLNFFEKALQNPSFVEHLSRKIESMDLSAYNKKRRLPQVDNVQPIAESSLVDSQSNFRMEFGNVFHQDFSNKLRLELSPAVSDMNLVSRSTQSSNEDEESPQKKLSEVEPKGVQTRTALTFAPETLELADTGTSFTFKMDSCLSLKATAAESSKQISLEPSSEEGDSHISCQLNLTLASCSLQANRNSYLARSPQIDCQEIGKLAESRFFSSGKESESGVSSNQNAAAEATNLASPQEAPNNNNPVNPAPPEKVNDVFWEQFLTERPGCSDNEEAISNYRANPYDEQDEGRSAHGISRNIKNMDQLRL; via the exons ATGGACGGTGCGGCACAATCCGCCGCTGCCGCCGCCGCCGCCGCGGGAGGACCGGCGCCGTTTCTTCTGAAGACATATGACATGGTGGACGATTCCTCCACTAGCGACATCGTTTCGTGGAGCTCATCCAACACCAGCTTCGTCGTGTGGAATCCGCCGGAGTTCGCTCGCCTTCTTCTACCGACCTATTTCAAGCACAACAACTTCTCCAGCTTCATCCGCCAGCTCAATACCTAC GGTTTCCGAAAAATACATCCAGAGCGATGGGAATTTGCTAATGAGGAGTTTGTGAAAGGTCAGAAGCATCTTCTTAAGAATATACATCGCAGGAAACCTATCCACAGTCATAGTCATCCTCCGGGTACTATTGTAGATCCAGAAAGGGCAGCATTTGAGGAAGAAATCGAGAAACTTTCCAATGAGAAATCTTCTCTTGAGTCCAATATTCATAATTTCAGACAACATCAGTCAACAGCAAAGCTTCAACTAGAAGATTTTCTGCAGCGGTTAGATGGTACTGAAAAGAGGCAGAAACAATTGCTGAACTTCTTTGAGAAGGCTCTTCAGAATCCTAGTTTTGTTGAACATCTTTCCCGCAAAATTGAGTCCATGGATTTATCAGCATATAATAAGAAGAGGCGATTGCCTCAAGTTGATAATGTTCAACCGATTGCAGAAAGTAGCTTGGTGGACAGTCAAAGCAATTTTAGAATGGAATTTGGAAATGTCTTCCATCAGGATTTCTCGAATAAACTCAGACTGGAATTGTCACCAGCTGTGTCAGATATGAACTTGGTATCACGTAGCACACAGAGTTCAAATGAAGATGAGGAAAGTCCACAGAAAAAACTGTCTGAAGTGGAACCAAAAGGAGTTCAGACAAGAACAGCTCTTACATTTGCACCTGAAACATTAGAACTTGCGGATACCGGGACTTCTTTTACTTTTAAGATGGATTCATGTTTATCGCTAAAAGCAACAGCTGCTGAGAGCTCAAAACAGATCTCTTTGGAGCCAAGTAGTGAAGAAGGTGATAGTCATATATCCTGCCAATTAAACTTAACTCTGGCATCTTGTTCATTGCAAGCAAATAGAAATTCATATTTAGCCAGATCACCCCAAATAGACTGTCAAGAAATTGGCAAATTGGCAGAATCCAGATTTTTTTCCAGTGGTAAAGAATCTGAAAGTGGTGTTTCCTCAAACCAAAATGCAGCTGCTGAGGCTACCAATTTAGCTTCACCACAGGAGGCTCCAAATAATAATAACCCAGTTAATCCAGCTCCTCCAGAAAAGGTGAATGATGTTTTCTGGGAACAGTTTCTTACAGAAAGGCCAGGCTGTTCTGACAATGAAGAGGCAATATCCAACTACCGAGCCAACCCATATGATGAACAAGACGAAGGACGGTCTGCTCATGGAATATCTAGAAACATTAAAAACATGGACCAACTCAGACTTTGA
- the LOC137833404 gene encoding uncharacterized protein: MARDDDEQWRRRAARRHTSYANSFTTYFFSNFPDSHGEYELFKLFQKWGRVKEVFISRRVNRWSRRFGFVRFFGVENVGSLEKALDRCYVGSKKLHVNLPRYRREEFVRNGGDALSGGTKARGGQSFYRRKSVEVLREKGGKAENVKGKAKQMYAEVVRTPTQDRWRGPNVTTKATILPWMTSSMVGRLKNEVNFEILQEECVKGGMSMFKARYMGDNIVLLSPKAKGRMEDIVKLNKEWFDCIFEDVKPWSESVVAKYKRVWVRCFGLPFHLWSKECLSKVVGEVATLVDIDDATLSWDCIEYARCQVRLLRSCKAEVSKDYRINGNVYKITIVEETTKHDGEDSGCMCECNHGGSSDSVTSLESFAEDSILSAKLSIEVGGQGGGSEGRPERSAEVGRGWSTNQRKKAPEKESSEGYEICQKEVERSYISKAKSVQGVLAEKTEMTPIQHVSDACNAIHMSLVNLIDVVATLSSTSRPNYIEAQTKECSS; this comes from the coding sequence ATGGCGAGGGACGACGACGAGCAATGGCGGAGGCGTGCGGCGCGAAGACATACCTCCTATGCAAACTCCTTTACTACCTactttttctcaaactttccAGATAGCCATGGAGAATACGAATTGTTCAAGCTTTTTCAGAAATGGGGTAGAGTCAAAGAAGTGTTCATTTCAAGGCGGGTAAATAGATGGAGCAGAAGATTCGGGTTTGTGAGATTCTTCGGAGTAGAAAATGTTGGAAGCTTGGAGAAGGCGTTAGATCGCTGTTATGTTGGTAGTAAGAAGTTGCATGTTAATCTTCCTAGGTATAGGAGAGAGGAGTTTGTACGTAACGGTGGTGATGCTTTGTCTGGAGGAACGAAGGCAAGAGGAGGTCAATCCTTCTATAGGAGAAAGAGCGTGGAAGTATTGAGGGAAAAAGGAGGGAAGGCTGAGAATGTAAAGGGTAAAGCAAAGCAAATGTATGCAGAGGTAGTAAGAACACCAACACAAGATCGTTGGAGAGGACCCAACGTCACAACTAAGGCGACTATCCTTCCATGGATGACCAGTAGCATGGTTGGCCGTTTGAAGAATGAGGTTAACTTTGAGATTCTACAAGAAGAATGTGTCAAAGGGGGGATGTCAATGTTTAAGGCAAGATATATGGGCGACAATATCGTTCTTCTATCACCTAAGGCAAAGGGAAGAATGGAGGACATTGTTAAGCTTAATAAAGAGTGGTTTGATTGTATCTTTGAAGACGTTAAACCGTGGTCTGAGTCTGTTGTCGCAAAGTATAAGCGTGTATGGGTTAGGTGCTTTGGGTTACCGTTTCATCTTTGGAGTAAGGAGTGCTTGTCGAAAGTTGTGGGGGAAGTAGCAACATTGGTGGATATTGACGATGCAACTCTATCTTGGGATTGTATTGAATATGCCCGCTGTCAAGTTCGCTTACTAAGGTCTTGTAAGGCAGAGGTTTCCAAGGATTATAGGATTAATGGAAACGTGTACAAAATTACCATTGTTGAGGAGACAACGAAACATGATGGAGAAGACTCTGGGTGTATGTGTGAGTGTAACCACGGTGGTTCTTCGGACAGCGTAACATCCTTAGAGTCCTTTGCTGAAGACTCTATTCTCTCTGCAAAATTAAGTATTGAGGTGGGAGGCCAAGGCGGAGGAAGTGAAGGGCGACCGGAGAGGTCAGCGGAGGTAGGAAGAGGGTGGTCAACAAACCAAAGAAAGAAGGCGCCTGAAAAGGAAAGTTCAGAAGGCTACGAGATTTGTCAGAAGGAAGTAGAACGCTCTTATATCTCTAAGGCAAAGAGTGTGCAGGGCGTCTTAGCAGAAAAAACAGAGATGACACCTATTCAACATGTCAGTGATGCGTGTAATGCTATCCATATGTCTTTGGTCAACTTAATTGATGTGGTGGCAACTTTAAGTTCTACGTCCAGGCCCAATTATATTGAGGCCCAAACCAAGGAATGTAGTTCTTAG